One Vibrio taketomensis DNA window includes the following coding sequences:
- a CDS encoding STAS/SEC14 domain-containing protein: MSNSDHKITFSIEHIGAEPVLVFKAVGTLTHEDYEAMTPLLESRLHSLEGQPIKMLVDITEFEGWELRAAWDDFKFGLKVGLKIDKIAIYGDKNWQELAAKVGGWFISGEMKSFGDYQSAADWIAD, translated from the coding sequence ATGAGTAACTCAGACCATAAAATTACATTTAGTATTGAGCATATTGGAGCCGAGCCGGTTCTTGTGTTTAAAGCTGTTGGCACATTAACTCACGAAGATTATGAGGCGATGACGCCGCTTTTAGAGTCAAGACTACACAGTCTCGAAGGGCAGCCTATCAAGATGTTGGTCGATATTACCGAGTTTGAAGGTTGGGAGCTAAGAGCTGCTTGGGATGATTTCAAGTTCGGACTCAAAGTTGGGTTAAAGATTGATAAAATCGCCATTTATGGCGACAAAAACTGGCAAGAGCTTGCAGCAAAAGTTGGCGGTTGGTTTATCTCAGGTGAAATGAAATCGTTTGGTGATTATCAGTCAGCGGCAGATTGGATTGCGGATTGA
- the yfaE gene encoding class I ribonucleotide reductase maintenance protein YfaE, whose amino-acid sequence MARVKINGLTTIVSNSSNTLLESLENAGVEVEYNCRDGHCGACRCKLKSGEVEYVGFAMAYTQADEILPCITRAKTDVELEGLVYKLKEKSA is encoded by the coding sequence ATGGCACGAGTTAAAATCAACGGTCTTACTACTATCGTCTCAAACTCTAGTAATACGCTTTTAGAATCACTAGAAAATGCAGGTGTGGAAGTGGAATACAACTGCCGAGACGGCCACTGCGGCGCATGCCGTTGTAAGCTAAAGTCAGGTGAAGTTGAGTACGTTGGTTTTGCCATGGCTTATACTCAAGCTGACGAGATTTTGCCTTGTATTACTCGAGCCAAAACGGACGTCGAACTCGAAGGCTTGGTCTATAAGCTAAAAGAGAAAAGTGCTTAA